A genomic segment from Neodiprion lecontei isolate iyNeoLeco1 chromosome 1, iyNeoLeco1.1, whole genome shotgun sequence encodes:
- the LOC107222028 gene encoding uncharacterized protein LOC107222028 isoform X3 produces the protein MSYRFFLLTFMVIGMCDTFGETKQLSSSSYPSQSFWRNNLPISLDESTSPDVQLERDTLSYLEPASRAKRFDDRQNMANSFYKRRQTSKNSVILKHMTVRKSYAIYHDVHLELELPDARYTIFNYGPSNSMRDLRVLNRSEKKFARSTRCKSNKKQFSERVRTVPTNRLFDNDGARQSTRNWKSNAKRPNFDLEVAGKVRSNNLDSTTDESNARRFYWEPIFDGGVIESIGSLFSDRIKDEANRERIEREEIRNEKLIKKYTALLNDPEQYKKLQQESANSPSYINQVIRRTLLPRLEEEMREYAANKPL, from the exons ATGAGCTATCGGTTTTTTCTATTAACGTTCATGGTGATAGGAATGTGTGACACGTTCGGTGAGACCAAGCAACTTTCGTCATCAAGTTATCCAA GTCAATCTTTTTGGCGAAATAATTTGCCGATTTCCTTGGATGAATCCACGTCGCCAGACGTTCAGCTAGAACGTGATACTCTCAGTTATCTTGAGCCTGCATCGAGAGCCAAACG gTTTGATGACCGTCAAAATATGGCGAACAGCTTTTATAAACGCAGACAAACGTCCAAAAATTCCG TCATTTTGAAACACATGACCGTGAGAAAATCATACGCAATCTATCATGATGTTCATCTGGAACTAGAATTACCAGATGCGCGCTACACGATATTCAATTACGGTCCCAGCAATTCGATGAGGGATCTACGGGTTTTGAACCGGTCCGAAAAAAAGTTTGCGAGGTCTACTCGATGTAAGAGCAACAAGAAGCAATTTTCTGAACGAGTTCGCACCGTGCCAACCAACCGTTTATTCGATAACGATGGAGCCAGGCAGTCTACTCG GAACTGGAAATCGAACGCTAAGAGGCCGAATTTTGATCTGGAGGTCGCCGGCAAAGTTCGCAGCAATAATCTTGATTCCACAACAGACGAATCTAATGCCAGACGATTTTACTGGGAACCGATCTTTGACGGTGGTGTAATTGAATCTATTGGAAGTCTTTTTAGTGATAGAATCAAAGACGAAGCGAACAG GGAAAGGATAGAAAGGGAAGAGATTCGGAACGAGAAATTGATAAAGAAATATACGGCACTATTGAATGATCCTGAGCAGTATAAAAAGCTTCAACAAGAGTCTGCGAATTCACCCAGCTACATCAACCAGGTGATCAGGCGAACTTTATTGCCGAGGCTTGAAGAAGAGATGAGAGAGTATGCGGCGAACAAGCCGTTATAG
- the LOC107222028 gene encoding uncharacterized protein LOC107222028 isoform X1 has protein sequence MFGMDRAVCTPQESCRQFHSGLQNSLKQVPVKNFSKLISKYKYCASGSWKIEKKQKLRKLTTEIKGFQSTLRIFNVDMSYRFFLLTFMVIGMCDTFGQSFWRNNLPISLDESTSPDVQLERDTLSYLEPASRAKRFDDRQNMANSFYKRRQTSKNSVILKHMTVRKSYAIYHDVHLELELPDARYTIFNYGPSNSMRDLRVLNRSEKKFARSTRCKSNKKQFSERVRTVPTNRLFDNDGARQSTRNWKSNAKRPNFDLEVAGKVRSNNLDSTTDESNARRFYWEPIFDGGVIESIGSLFSDRIKDEANRERIEREEIRNEKLIKKYTALLNDPEQYKKLQQESANSPSYINQVIRRTLLPRLEEEMREYAANKPL, from the exons ATTGCAGAATAGCTTGAAACAGGTGCCAgtgaagaatttttcgaaactcatatcgaaatataaatattgcgCAAGTGGATCTTGGAAAATTGAG aagaAGCAAAAATTGCGAAAACTGACAACTGAAATAAAAGGGTTCCAATCAACGTTGCGAATTTTCAATGTAGATATGAGCTATCGGTTTTTTCTATTAACGTTCATGGTGATAGGAATGTGTGACACGTTCG GTCAATCTTTTTGGCGAAATAATTTGCCGATTTCCTTGGATGAATCCACGTCGCCAGACGTTCAGCTAGAACGTGATACTCTCAGTTATCTTGAGCCTGCATCGAGAGCCAAACG gTTTGATGACCGTCAAAATATGGCGAACAGCTTTTATAAACGCAGACAAACGTCCAAAAATTCCG TCATTTTGAAACACATGACCGTGAGAAAATCATACGCAATCTATCATGATGTTCATCTGGAACTAGAATTACCAGATGCGCGCTACACGATATTCAATTACGGTCCCAGCAATTCGATGAGGGATCTACGGGTTTTGAACCGGTCCGAAAAAAAGTTTGCGAGGTCTACTCGATGTAAGAGCAACAAGAAGCAATTTTCTGAACGAGTTCGCACCGTGCCAACCAACCGTTTATTCGATAACGATGGAGCCAGGCAGTCTACTCG GAACTGGAAATCGAACGCTAAGAGGCCGAATTTTGATCTGGAGGTCGCCGGCAAAGTTCGCAGCAATAATCTTGATTCCACAACAGACGAATCTAATGCCAGACGATTTTACTGGGAACCGATCTTTGACGGTGGTGTAATTGAATCTATTGGAAGTCTTTTTAGTGATAGAATCAAAGACGAAGCGAACAG GGAAAGGATAGAAAGGGAAGAGATTCGGAACGAGAAATTGATAAAGAAATATACGGCACTATTGAATGATCCTGAGCAGTATAAAAAGCTTCAACAAGAGTCTGCGAATTCACCCAGCTACATCAACCAGGTGATCAGGCGAACTTTATTGCCGAGGCTTGAAGAAGAGATGAGAGAGTATGCGGCGAACAAGCCGTTATAG
- the LOC107222028 gene encoding uncharacterized protein LOC107222028 isoform X2 → MFGMDRAVCTPQESCRQFHSGLQNSLKQVPVKNFSKLISKYKYCASGSWKIEKKQKLRKLTTEIKGFQSTLRIFNVDMSYRFFLLTFMVIGMCDTFGETKQLSSSSYPSQSFWRNNLPISLDESTSPDVQLERDTLSYLEPASRAKRFDDRQNMANSFYKRRQTSKNSELPDARYTIFNYGPSNSMRDLRVLNRSEKKFARSTRCKSNKKQFSERVRTVPTNRLFDNDGARQSTRNWKSNAKRPNFDLEVAGKVRSNNLDSTTDESNARRFYWEPIFDGGVIESIGSLFSDRIKDEANRERIEREEIRNEKLIKKYTALLNDPEQYKKLQQESANSPSYINQVIRRTLLPRLEEEMREYAANKPL, encoded by the exons ATTGCAGAATAGCTTGAAACAGGTGCCAgtgaagaatttttcgaaactcatatcgaaatataaatattgcgCAAGTGGATCTTGGAAAATTGAG aagaAGCAAAAATTGCGAAAACTGACAACTGAAATAAAAGGGTTCCAATCAACGTTGCGAATTTTCAATGTAGATATGAGCTATCGGTTTTTTCTATTAACGTTCATGGTGATAGGAATGTGTGACACGTTCGGTGAGACCAAGCAACTTTCGTCATCAAGTTATCCAA GTCAATCTTTTTGGCGAAATAATTTGCCGATTTCCTTGGATGAATCCACGTCGCCAGACGTTCAGCTAGAACGTGATACTCTCAGTTATCTTGAGCCTGCATCGAGAGCCAAACG gTTTGATGACCGTCAAAATATGGCGAACAGCTTTTATAAACGCAGACAAACGTCCAAAAATTCCG AATTACCAGATGCGCGCTACACGATATTCAATTACGGTCCCAGCAATTCGATGAGGGATCTACGGGTTTTGAACCGGTCCGAAAAAAAGTTTGCGAGGTCTACTCGATGTAAGAGCAACAAGAAGCAATTTTCTGAACGAGTTCGCACCGTGCCAACCAACCGTTTATTCGATAACGATGGAGCCAGGCAGTCTACTCG GAACTGGAAATCGAACGCTAAGAGGCCGAATTTTGATCTGGAGGTCGCCGGCAAAGTTCGCAGCAATAATCTTGATTCCACAACAGACGAATCTAATGCCAGACGATTTTACTGGGAACCGATCTTTGACGGTGGTGTAATTGAATCTATTGGAAGTCTTTTTAGTGATAGAATCAAAGACGAAGCGAACAG GGAAAGGATAGAAAGGGAAGAGATTCGGAACGAGAAATTGATAAAGAAATATACGGCACTATTGAATGATCCTGAGCAGTATAAAAAGCTTCAACAAGAGTCTGCGAATTCACCCAGCTACATCAACCAGGTGATCAGGCGAACTTTATTGCCGAGGCTTGAAGAAGAGATGAGAGAGTATGCGGCGAACAAGCCGTTATAG